Proteins co-encoded in one Hymenobacter swuensis DY53 genomic window:
- a CDS encoding LacI family DNA-binding transcriptional regulator has protein sequence MARIKASITDLAQQLGVSVSTVSRALSDHPGISDATKKKVWKLAKELHYQPNHMAAGLRKGRSNLLGVLVPHIDGHFFTMVVKGIETVASKAGYNIMICQSNEDVTHERKNIETLLSAQVEGILVSMSRTTRDFRHFEKVRKQEIPLVFFDRVLDGLDVSAVVLDDREGGYQSTKHLIKQGCRRIAHFGGPQHLNIYKHRRQGYIDALLEAGLPLQEELIFYCDMTLEDGIRGMQQMLELPTPPDAVFSASDFSVVGALQELKRQKLRVPQDIALVGFSNEMFTSLTEPMLTSVDQRCEQMGQSAVRLFLEMREESSMTFSPRRVVLQPDLLIRESSLLISGKS, from the coding sequence TTGGCACGAATTAAAGCATCCATCACGGACCTTGCCCAGCAACTGGGCGTATCGGTTTCCACGGTTTCCCGGGCCTTGAGCGACCATCCCGGCATCAGCGACGCTACCAAGAAGAAGGTTTGGAAGCTGGCCAAGGAGCTGCATTACCAGCCTAACCATATGGCCGCCGGCTTACGCAAAGGTCGGAGCAATCTGCTGGGGGTACTGGTACCGCACATTGATGGCCACTTTTTCACGATGGTGGTGAAAGGCATTGAAACTGTTGCCTCCAAGGCTGGCTACAACATCATGATCTGCCAGTCGAATGAGGACGTAACGCACGAACGGAAAAACATCGAAACCCTGCTCAGCGCGCAGGTGGAGGGTATTCTGGTGTCTATGTCGCGCACTACCCGCGACTTCCGCCACTTCGAGAAGGTGCGCAAGCAGGAAATTCCGCTGGTCTTTTTTGACCGGGTGCTCGATGGCCTTGACGTAAGTGCCGTGGTGCTCGATGACCGGGAGGGCGGCTACCAGTCTACCAAGCACCTCATTAAGCAGGGCTGCCGCCGCATTGCCCACTTTGGTGGCCCCCAGCACCTGAACATCTACAAACACCGTCGCCAGGGCTACATTGATGCGCTACTGGAAGCGGGCCTGCCGCTGCAGGAAGAGCTGATATTTTACTGCGACATGACCCTGGAAGACGGCATCCGGGGAATGCAGCAAATGCTGGAGCTGCCTACTCCCCCCGATGCCGTATTTTCTGCCAGCGACTTTTCGGTGGTGGGGGCTTTGCAGGAGCTAAAGCGCCAGAAGCTGCGCGTGCCGCAGGATATTGCCTTGGTCGGCTTCAGCAACGAAATGTTCACCTCCTTAACTGAGCCCATGCTGACCTCCGTGGACCAGCGCTGCGAACAGATGGGCCAGTCGGCCGTGCGGTTGTTTCTGGAGATGCGGGAGGAAAGCAGCATGACTTTTTCGCCCCGCCGCGTTGTACTCCAGCCCGACCTGCTGATCCGGGAGTCCTCGTTGCTGATAAGCGGGAAGTCGTAG
- a CDS encoding cellulase family glycosylhydrolase: MKKLLLSLLLLAATTTGTFAQKTKLKTKGAAATAAAMQGQRWSAAKAHAWYRQHPWLSGANFTPSTAVNQLEMWQADTFDPATIDKELGWAESIGFNTMRVFLHSLAWQQDPQGFKKRVGDYLAIADKHHIQTMLVFFDDCWDEHPKPGKQPSPKPGIHNSGWVQDPGDPASRDSATFVKLKPYVQDVLRSFANDKRILLWDLYNEPGNKGEGNASLPLLRNVFAWAREVNPSQPLSAGLWNWGLVELNTFQALNSDVMTYHNYDDVPAHERVIELLKTHGRPMICTEYMARPRNSRFVNIFPLLKKNNIGAINWGLVDGKTNTKYQWDVPIADGGEPSEWFHEVFRKDGTPYHQDEADLIRKTNGK, from the coding sequence ATGAAAAAGCTGCTGCTCTCCCTGCTGTTGCTGGCCGCCACCACCACCGGTACATTTGCTCAGAAAACCAAACTCAAAACCAAAGGCGCAGCGGCTACTGCGGCCGCCATGCAGGGGCAGCGGTGGTCGGCCGCGAAGGCCCACGCTTGGTACAGGCAGCATCCCTGGCTATCGGGGGCGAACTTTACGCCTAGCACCGCCGTCAACCAGCTGGAAATGTGGCAGGCGGATACTTTCGACCCGGCCACCATCGATAAAGAGCTGGGCTGGGCCGAGAGTATCGGCTTCAACACCATGCGCGTGTTTTTGCACAGCCTGGCCTGGCAGCAGGATCCGCAGGGCTTCAAGAAGCGCGTAGGCGACTATCTCGCCATCGCCGACAAGCACCATATCCAGACGATGTTGGTGTTTTTTGATGACTGCTGGGATGAGCACCCCAAACCCGGCAAGCAGCCCTCGCCCAAGCCCGGTATCCACAACTCCGGCTGGGTACAGGACCCCGGCGACCCGGCCTCCCGCGACTCGGCGACGTTCGTGAAGCTGAAGCCCTACGTGCAGGACGTGCTGCGCAGCTTCGCCAACGATAAGCGCATTCTCCTGTGGGACTTATACAACGAGCCCGGCAACAAAGGCGAAGGCAATGCCTCGCTGCCGTTGCTACGCAACGTGTTTGCCTGGGCCCGCGAAGTAAACCCGAGTCAGCCGCTCAGCGCCGGCCTCTGGAACTGGGGCCTGGTGGAGCTGAACACGTTCCAGGCCCTGAACTCCGACGTGATGACCTACCACAACTACGACGATGTACCCGCCCATGAGCGGGTGATTGAGCTGCTCAAAACCCACGGCCGCCCCATGATCTGCACCGAGTACATGGCCCGCCCCCGCAACTCGCGCTTCGTGAACATCTTCCCTTTATTGAAGAAAAACAACATCGGGGCCATTAACTGGGGCCTTGTGGATGGCAAAACCAACACCAAGTATCAGTGGGATGTGCCCATTGCCGATGGTGGCGAGCCAAGTGAGTGGTTTCACGAAGTATTCCGCAAAGACGGCACGCCCTACCACCAGGACGAAGCCGACCTGATCCGGAAAACGAACGGCAAATAG
- a CDS encoding glycoside hydrolase family 43 protein → MNLSAFLWATLLGTGLLVGLAPAALAQQKPATAFSNPLRDDGPDPWVAQHGGYYYYTNTMGRNITLWKSKALSEIRNAPVAVVWTPPATGPNSSQIWAPELHRLDGKWYLYYTASDKTAPDDNHRYVFVLENSATDPTTGTWTDRGKVNTKYTGLDGSVFEQGGKRYFLYSAYVGPQSVLAVAPMTNPWTIAADQEVVIAKPTFDWEQGGGRQILEGPEFLPGKKGQLLVVYSASACWDDNYCLGMLTAKKGGDPLKPESWIKTARPVFRPSAENSVWGTGHNCFTKSPDGREDWIVYHAKTAADGKCEGRSSRMQKFTWNADGTPNFGVPVSLSEPQPKPSGE, encoded by the coding sequence ATGAACCTATCTGCTTTCCTCTGGGCCACATTGCTTGGTACCGGCCTCCTGGTTGGGCTGGCCCCGGCCGCGCTGGCCCAGCAAAAGCCCGCCACCGCGTTCAGCAACCCGCTGCGTGATGATGGCCCCGACCCGTGGGTGGCGCAGCACGGCGGCTACTATTACTACACCAACACGATGGGCCGCAACATCACGCTCTGGAAATCCAAAGCCCTGAGCGAAATTCGCAACGCCCCCGTCGCCGTAGTGTGGACGCCGCCCGCCACCGGCCCCAATTCCAGCCAGATCTGGGCCCCCGAACTGCACCGCCTCGATGGCAAGTGGTACCTCTACTACACGGCTTCCGATAAAACGGCTCCCGACGACAACCACCGCTACGTATTTGTACTGGAAAACAGCGCCACTGACCCTACCACCGGCACCTGGACCGACCGGGGCAAGGTGAACACTAAGTACACCGGCCTCGACGGCTCGGTGTTTGAGCAGGGCGGCAAGCGGTACTTCCTGTACTCAGCCTACGTGGGGCCGCAGAGCGTGCTGGCCGTTGCCCCCATGACCAACCCCTGGACTATAGCCGCCGACCAGGAGGTTGTCATTGCCAAACCCACGTTTGACTGGGAACAAGGCGGCGGCCGCCAGATTCTGGAAGGCCCCGAGTTTCTGCCCGGCAAGAAGGGCCAGTTGCTGGTGGTGTACTCGGCCAGCGCCTGCTGGGACGATAATTACTGCCTCGGTATGCTCACGGCTAAAAAAGGGGGCGACCCATTGAAGCCCGAATCATGGATCAAAACGGCCCGGCCGGTATTCAGGCCCTCGGCTGAAAACAGCGTGTGGGGCACTGGGCACAACTGCTTCACCAAGTCGCCGGACGGGCGCGAGGACTGGATTGTATACCACGCCAAAACCGCCGCCGACGGCAAGTGCGAGGGCCGCAGCTCCCGCATGCAGAAGTTCACCTGGAATGCTGACGGCACGCCCAACTTCGGCGTGCCTGTATCCTTGTCAGAGCCCCAGCCAAAGCCCTCGGGCGAGTAA
- a CDS encoding glycoside hydrolase family 43 protein: MPHSRRTFLQQAAAGLASLALINQAAARAAARTYTNPVYAGQFPDPFVLKHNGRYYAFGTTGQGRTPDGRIFTLLTSDNLVDWKPAGGALTPPTGAEGADFWAPEVVYHNGTFYMYYSMGGGAIGASIGHRLHVATSKTPEGPYTQAALLDVPASKFTIDAHAFQDTDGQWYLFYARDFIDSDNGYRPGTGLVVDKLIDMTRLAGQSRTVMRARHDWTVFEKNRTMPLYGGQTFPEWHTLEGPFVRRHNGKYYCFYSGANFLTPRYGVDFCVADSIMGPYSEAGGGKGPRVLAAVADHVRGPGHHSHVMSPDGKTEYLVYHAWNKEMTERQLCIDKLAWTAQGPRCQGPTYTPQPLP; this comes from the coding sequence ATGCCCCATTCTCGCCGCACCTTTCTTCAGCAAGCCGCCGCCGGCCTGGCTTCCCTGGCCCTGATAAACCAGGCTGCCGCCCGCGCCGCCGCCCGTACCTACACCAACCCCGTGTACGCCGGCCAGTTTCCCGACCCATTTGTGCTGAAGCATAACGGGCGCTATTACGCCTTTGGCACCACCGGCCAGGGCCGCACCCCCGATGGCCGCATCTTCACGCTGCTGACTTCCGATAATCTGGTGGACTGGAAGCCGGCGGGTGGGGCTCTCACTCCGCCCACCGGCGCCGAGGGGGCCGACTTCTGGGCACCCGAGGTGGTGTACCACAACGGCACGTTCTATATGTACTACTCGATGGGCGGCGGGGCCATTGGGGCCAGTATAGGGCACCGCCTGCACGTGGCTACCAGCAAAACACCGGAAGGCCCTTACACCCAGGCGGCCCTGCTGGATGTGCCGGCCAGCAAGTTCACCATTGATGCCCACGCCTTCCAGGACACCGATGGGCAGTGGTACCTGTTCTACGCCCGCGACTTTATTGACTCCGATAACGGCTACCGCCCCGGCACTGGTCTGGTAGTGGATAAGCTCATCGACATGACCCGCCTGGCCGGACAGAGCCGTACCGTGATGCGCGCCCGCCACGATTGGACGGTATTCGAGAAAAACCGCACGATGCCTCTATACGGCGGCCAGACTTTCCCCGAATGGCACACCCTGGAAGGGCCTTTTGTGCGCAGGCACAATGGCAAATACTACTGCTTTTACAGCGGCGCCAACTTCCTCACGCCCCGCTACGGCGTGGATTTCTGCGTGGCCGACAGCATTATGGGGCCGTATTCGGAAGCGGGCGGCGGCAAGGGGCCACGGGTACTGGCTGCCGTGGCGGACCACGTACGCGGACCGGGACACCACTCCCACGTCATGAGCCCCGATGGCAAAACCGAGTACCTAGTGTACCATGCCTGGAACAAGGAAATGACGGAGCGCCAGCTGTGTATTGATAAGCTGGCCTGGACGGCGCAGGGGCCGCGCTGCCAGGGCCCCACCTACACGCCGCAGCCCCTGCCCTAG
- the galK gene encoding galactokinase, with product MLYTHITAAYQQHFSSAPLLVRAPGRVNLIGEHTDYTGGFVLPAAIDKEICFAVGLNGSTQARLFSYDQQEAYTTELADVQPGQPQWANYLKGVVAQFQHRGITVPGFDCVFGGNVPIGAGMSSSAAVECGLAFALNELLGTRLSRMELARMAQLAEHEFAGVQCGIMDQFASLFGRSNQVVRLDCRSLEYEYFPFDTQACHIVLCNSGVKHSLASSEYNTRRQECEKGVAVLSQYYPQVQSLRDATLEQLAAHQRELGEVVYRRCRYVVEENHRVVTACQYLEAGDLAAFGQHMYASHAGLRDDYEVSCPELDILVEAARPLPGVYGARMMGGGFGGCTINLVAPEQVEQFVAAMKTAYQQQLGRVLETYQTTIMGGVDVLEPTVHAA from the coding sequence ATGCTCTACACCCACATTACCGCTGCTTATCAGCAACACTTTTCTTCTGCTCCGCTGCTGGTGCGGGCACCGGGCCGCGTCAACCTGATTGGGGAGCACACTGATTATACTGGGGGCTTTGTACTGCCGGCCGCCATTGATAAGGAAATCTGCTTTGCCGTGGGGCTGAATGGCTCTACCCAGGCCCGGCTGTTTTCCTACGACCAACAGGAAGCCTACACCACCGAGCTGGCTGACGTGCAGCCGGGCCAGCCGCAGTGGGCCAATTATCTTAAGGGCGTTGTGGCGCAGTTTCAACACCGCGGCATCACGGTACCGGGTTTCGACTGCGTCTTTGGGGGCAACGTGCCCATTGGCGCGGGCATGTCGTCATCGGCGGCCGTGGAGTGCGGGCTGGCCTTCGCCCTGAATGAGCTGCTCGGCACCCGGTTGTCGCGCATGGAGCTGGCCCGCATGGCCCAGCTGGCCGAACATGAGTTTGCCGGGGTGCAGTGCGGTATCATGGATCAGTTTGCCAGCCTGTTTGGCCGGTCCAACCAGGTAGTGCGCCTCGACTGCCGCTCCCTGGAATACGAGTACTTTCCCTTCGATACGCAGGCCTGCCACATCGTACTCTGCAACTCCGGCGTGAAGCACTCCCTGGCCAGCTCCGAGTACAACACGCGCCGGCAGGAGTGTGAAAAGGGTGTGGCGGTACTCAGCCAGTATTACCCGCAGGTGCAGAGCCTACGCGACGCGACGCTAGAGCAGCTGGCGGCCCACCAAAGAGAGCTGGGCGAAGTGGTGTATCGGCGCTGCCGTTACGTGGTAGAGGAAAACCACCGGGTCGTAACCGCCTGCCAGTACCTGGAAGCCGGCGACCTGGCCGCATTCGGACAGCATATGTACGCCTCCCATGCTGGCCTGCGCGACGACTACGAAGTGAGCTGCCCCGAGCTGGATATCCTGGTAGAGGCCGCCCGGCCGCTGCCCGGGGTGTACGGCGCGCGCATGATGGGCGGCGGCTTCGGCGGCTGCACTATCAACCTGGTAGCGCCGGAACAGGTGGAGCAATTCGTGGCAGCCATGAAAACGGCGTATCAGCAACAGTTGGGCCGTGTACTGGAAACCTATCAGACCACCATCATGGGCGGCGTCGATGTCTTGGAGCCAACTGTGCACGCGGCATAA
- a CDS encoding UDP-glucose--hexose-1-phosphate uridylyltransferase gives MASFDLAQQPHRRFNPLTGEWLLVSPHRALRPWQGQQEAPDRTQRPTHDPACYLCPGNTRANGEVNPAYEGTFVFDNDFAALTPDAPAGTVELGGLLRAEAESGVGRVICFSPRHDLTLPEMSTPDIRRVVDVWAAQFAELGARPDINYVQIFENKGAVMGCSNPHPHGQIWAQRTVPGDPAKETGQQAAYFQEHGRTLLSAYLDIELQEQTRVVLENEHWVVLVPFWAAWPFETLVLPRRPVQDVTQLTDAERDAFADAIRRLTIRYDNLFQTSFPYSAGLHQRPTDGQPHPAWHLHMHFFPPLLRSATVRKFMVGYELLANPQRDITPEYAAQRLRELSEVHYKQEVAKEKA, from the coding sequence ATGGCCTCCTTCGACCTCGCCCAGCAACCTCACCGTCGTTTTAATCCGCTCACGGGCGAATGGCTACTCGTGTCGCCACACCGGGCACTGCGGCCTTGGCAGGGCCAGCAGGAAGCCCCCGACCGCACCCAGCGCCCCACCCACGACCCGGCGTGCTACCTCTGCCCCGGCAACACCCGCGCCAACGGCGAGGTAAACCCCGCCTACGAAGGCACGTTTGTATTTGATAACGACTTCGCCGCCCTCACCCCCGACGCTCCCGCCGGCACCGTAGAACTGGGCGGTTTGCTGCGTGCGGAGGCCGAATCGGGTGTGGGCCGGGTTATTTGCTTTTCGCCCCGCCACGACCTGACACTGCCCGAAATGAGCACGCCGGACATCCGGCGAGTGGTAGATGTGTGGGCCGCGCAATTCGCTGAACTTGGTGCACGGCCGGACATCAACTACGTACAGATTTTCGAGAATAAGGGCGCGGTAATGGGCTGCTCGAACCCCCACCCCCACGGCCAGATCTGGGCGCAGCGCACCGTGCCCGGCGACCCGGCCAAGGAAACCGGGCAGCAGGCTGCCTACTTCCAAGAGCACGGCCGCACGTTACTGTCTGCTTATCTGGACATCGAGCTGCAAGAGCAGACCCGCGTAGTGCTGGAAAACGAGCATTGGGTGGTGCTGGTCCCCTTCTGGGCGGCCTGGCCTTTCGAGACGCTGGTGCTGCCGCGCCGCCCGGTGCAGGACGTGACACAGCTCACCGACGCGGAGCGTGACGCCTTTGCCGACGCTATCCGCCGCCTCACCATCCGCTACGACAACCTGTTCCAGACGTCCTTCCCCTACTCCGCCGGCCTGCACCAGCGCCCCACCGACGGCCAGCCGCACCCCGCATGGCACCTGCACATGCACTTCTTTCCGCCCCTGCTGCGCTCCGCCACGGTGCGCAAATTCATGGTCGGCTACGAGCTGCTTGCTAACCCCCAGCGCGACATCACGCCGGAGTACGCCGCCCAACGGTTACGGGAGCTGTCGGAAGTGCACTACAAGCAGGAAGTGGCCAAGGAAAAAGCCTAA
- a CDS encoding glutathione peroxidase translates to MPSFRQKALKLLYPLIMRLSKSSNRGKVLENKGQIASPASFYQLDSKLNSGQSLAFQDLKGKKVLLVNTASNCGFTNQYEELQQLSEQFKDELVVLGFPANDFAEQEKDDDKTISQFCQVNFGVSFPLMKKSVVVKQTAQHPVYQWLSDAGRNGWNEQAPDWNFSKYLVSEDGRLLNYFGPAVSPLSDTVIGSIKGAGK, encoded by the coding sequence ATGCCCTCATTCCGTCAGAAAGCGCTTAAGCTGCTGTATCCCCTCATCATGCGTCTGTCGAAGTCCAGTAACCGGGGCAAGGTGTTGGAGAATAAGGGCCAGATAGCTAGTCCGGCTTCTTTCTACCAGCTCGACAGCAAACTAAACAGCGGCCAGAGCTTGGCGTTTCAGGACCTGAAAGGCAAGAAAGTCCTGTTGGTAAATACGGCCTCCAACTGCGGCTTTACGAATCAGTACGAGGAACTACAGCAGCTTTCGGAGCAGTTTAAGGATGAGTTGGTGGTGCTGGGTTTCCCGGCCAACGACTTTGCCGAGCAGGAAAAAGACGATGATAAAACCATCAGCCAGTTTTGCCAGGTAAACTTTGGCGTGTCGTTTCCGCTGATGAAGAAAAGCGTGGTAGTAAAGCAGACCGCGCAGCATCCGGTTTACCAGTGGCTTTCAGATGCCGGCCGCAACGGCTGGAACGAGCAGGCCCCCGACTGGAACTTCTCCAAGTACCTCGTCAGTGAGGACGGCCGCCTGCTGAACTACTTCGGCCCCGCCGTTTCCCCGCTTAGCGATACGGTGATAGGCAGCATCAAGGGCGCTGGCAAATAA
- a CDS encoding RICIN domain-containing protein, with translation MKHCFLFLQLALFALGLARPAAAQTSGNPVIPGYHADPEMNYFNGRYYIYPTSNEGTGGQDFHAFSSADLTNWRDDGVIFDVGPQCVWADYNGWAPSVVARNGKYYFYYSAEVKIGVAVGNSPTGPFTDLGRPLIGSDPYTVDIIDPHVFVDDNGQAYIYYGGSNGSKLVMRRLNADMVSLTADAPVNITPQNYTEGPYIVKRNGLYYMTYSNGSWFNASYNVQYATSTSPAGPWTYRGSLLSSDAQNQGPGHHSITKIAGCDEYYITYHRYQNNNFSTRYVAIDRLYFAADGSMQKVNMTNYGVAPRVPGGVCPVNNLVSGGTYKLTHKGTNQCLDVAGNSPNPGTNVAQYTDNGNDAQRWIATLQTDGHYKLTHRGTNQCLEVAGNSAAPNANVQQYTDNGSDAQRWRMEAVDGGFYKLTHKGTNQCLDVANNSSAPNTNVAQYTDNGSDAQRWQLTLTNLDIVSGGTYRLTHKGTNQCLDVPNSSTTPGQALHQWTDNGFDAQRWVITLEADGYYKIRHRNTNLCLEVAGNSPSAGAVVQQWTDNGNDAQRWQIVSLGDGYVKLVHKGTNQCLDVDNNLSNPGTAVHQYTDNGNDAQRWKLDLMPVPLNSGRTALAARDEAPAGSLTAYPNPASTSVSLSFVPQRTGAASLDVYSSTGRLVRHLVLQAAAGVANTTLLPTETLPAGLYTVRLTAAGSSQRCSMVVVH, from the coding sequence ATGAAACACTGCTTCCTTTTTCTGCAACTGGCCCTGTTTGCGTTAGGCCTTGCGCGGCCGGCCGCGGCCCAGACCAGCGGCAACCCGGTAATACCCGGCTACCACGCCGACCCAGAAATGAACTACTTTAACGGGCGCTACTACATTTATCCCACCTCCAATGAGGGCACCGGCGGCCAGGACTTTCACGCGTTTTCCTCCGCCGACCTCACCAACTGGCGCGACGACGGCGTGATTTTCGATGTGGGCCCGCAATGCGTGTGGGCCGACTACAACGGCTGGGCGCCCTCCGTGGTAGCTCGCAACGGCAAGTACTACTTCTATTACTCGGCCGAGGTAAAAATTGGGGTGGCCGTGGGCAACTCGCCCACCGGCCCGTTCACCGACCTGGGCCGCCCGCTTATTGGCTCCGACCCCTACACGGTGGATATCATCGACCCGCACGTGTTTGTGGACGATAATGGGCAGGCCTACATCTACTACGGCGGCTCTAACGGCAGCAAGCTGGTGATGCGCCGGCTCAACGCCGATATGGTGAGCCTCACGGCCGATGCGCCCGTGAATATCACGCCTCAGAACTACACGGAAGGGCCATATATAGTGAAGCGCAACGGGCTGTACTACATGACCTACTCCAACGGCTCGTGGTTTAACGCCAGCTACAACGTGCAGTACGCCACCAGCACCTCGCCCGCCGGCCCCTGGACGTACCGGGGCTCGTTGCTGTCGTCGGATGCCCAGAACCAGGGGCCGGGCCACCATTCCATCACCAAGATTGCGGGCTGTGACGAGTACTACATCACTTACCACCGCTACCAGAACAACAACTTCTCTACCCGCTACGTGGCCATCGACCGGCTGTACTTCGCCGCCGACGGCTCCATGCAGAAGGTGAATATGACCAACTACGGCGTGGCTCCGCGGGTGCCCGGTGGTGTGTGTCCGGTGAACAATCTGGTATCGGGCGGCACGTACAAGCTCACGCACAAGGGCACGAACCAGTGCCTCGACGTGGCCGGTAACAGTCCGAACCCAGGCACTAACGTAGCCCAGTACACCGACAACGGCAACGATGCCCAGCGCTGGATTGCGACGCTGCAAACCGATGGCCACTACAAGCTCACGCACCGGGGGACCAACCAGTGCCTCGAAGTAGCGGGCAATAGCGCGGCCCCCAACGCCAATGTGCAGCAGTACACCGACAACGGCAGTGACGCCCAGCGCTGGCGCATGGAAGCCGTGGACGGTGGATTTTACAAGCTCACCCACAAGGGTACCAATCAGTGCCTCGACGTGGCTAATAACAGCAGTGCCCCCAACACGAATGTGGCCCAATACACCGATAACGGCAGTGATGCGCAACGCTGGCAGCTTACGCTAACGAATCTGGATATCGTATCGGGCGGCACCTACCGGCTTACCCACAAGGGTACCAACCAGTGCCTCGATGTGCCCAATAGCTCCACTACGCCCGGCCAGGCCCTGCACCAGTGGACGGATAACGGCTTTGATGCCCAACGCTGGGTGATTACGCTGGAAGCCGACGGCTACTACAAAATCCGGCACCGCAACACCAACCTCTGCCTGGAAGTGGCTGGCAACAGCCCCAGTGCCGGGGCCGTGGTGCAGCAGTGGACGGATAACGGCAACGACGCCCAGCGCTGGCAGATTGTGAGTCTGGGCGACGGGTATGTGAAGCTGGTACATAAAGGCACCAACCAGTGCCTCGATGTAGATAACAACCTCTCTAACCCCGGTACCGCCGTGCATCAATACACCGACAACGGCAACGATGCCCAACGCTGGAAACTGGACCTGATGCCCGTGCCGCTGAACAGCGGCCGCACCGCCCTGGCCGCCCGCGACGAAGCCCCGGCCGGCAGCCTCACCGCGTATCCCAACCCCGCCAGCACCAGTGTCAGCCTCTCGTTTGTGCCCCAACGGACGGGCGCGGCCAGCCTGGATGTGTACAGCAGCACCGGACGGCTGGTGCGGCACCTGGTTCTGCAGGCTGCCGCTGGCGTGGCTAATACAACCCTGCTGCCCACCGAAACGCTGCCAGCCGGCCTGTACACCGTGCGACTGACAGCTGCTGGTAGCAGCCAGCGGTGCAGCATGGTAGTGGTGCATTAA
- a CDS encoding glycoside hydrolase family 43 protein, with the protein MLKSFYASLLLGAVLLLAGPARAQQQPAGAATFTNPLLPAGADPWSIFHDGFYYYTHTTGRNITLWKTRSLSQLRTAPSKVVWTPPATGPNSREIWAPELHRLNGKWYLYYAADAGRNPDHRLWVLENSAADPLEGTWVDKGQITDATNKWAIDGSVFENNGQLYFVWSGWEGDVNGRQDIYLARMQNPWTIDGPRLKVSTPVFAWERNGDLGPNGDPPHVDVNEGPQLLRHNSNLYLIYSASGCWTDNYALGMLTASASADLLQPGSWAKSPTPVFQQNAANKVYAPGHNSFFTSPDGTQNWILYHANDEPGQGCGRFRTPRAQPFTWNPDGTPNFGNPVPVGQPLARPSGEK; encoded by the coding sequence ATGCTAAAGTCCTTCTACGCCAGTCTGCTGCTTGGTGCCGTGCTGCTGCTGGCCGGTCCTGCCCGGGCCCAGCAGCAGCCGGCCGGTGCGGCCACGTTTACCAACCCGCTGTTACCCGCCGGGGCCGACCCCTGGAGCATCTTTCACGACGGCTTTTATTACTACACGCACACTACCGGCCGCAACATCACGCTCTGGAAAACCAGGTCTTTGAGTCAGCTGCGCACTGCGCCGAGCAAGGTCGTCTGGACGCCGCCGGCCACCGGCCCCAACTCCCGCGAAATCTGGGCGCCGGAACTGCACCGTCTCAACGGTAAGTGGTACCTCTACTACGCCGCCGACGCCGGCCGCAACCCCGACCACCGCCTCTGGGTACTCGAAAACAGCGCCGCCGACCCACTGGAAGGCACCTGGGTGGACAAAGGCCAGATAACCGACGCCACCAACAAGTGGGCCATCGACGGCTCGGTGTTCGAAAACAACGGGCAGTTGTACTTCGTCTGGTCGGGGTGGGAAGGCGACGTGAACGGCCGCCAAGACATCTACCTGGCCCGCATGCAAAACCCCTGGACCATCGATGGGCCACGCCTGAAAGTCTCAACGCCGGTCTTTGCCTGGGAGCGAAACGGCGACCTGGGCCCCAACGGTGATCCACCCCACGTTGATGTGAACGAGGGGCCGCAGCTACTGCGCCACAACAGTAACCTCTACCTTATTTATTCCGCCAGCGGCTGCTGGACCGATAACTACGCCCTCGGTATGCTCACGGCCTCCGCCAGCGCCGACCTGCTCCAGCCCGGCTCCTGGGCCAAGTCGCCGACGCCGGTTTTCCAGCAAAACGCCGCTAACAAGGTGTACGCGCCCGGCCACAACTCCTTCTTTACCTCCCCGGATGGCACCCAGAACTGGATCCTGTACCACGCCAACGACGAGCCCGGCCAGGGGTGTGGCCGTTTCCGCACGCCCCGCGCCCAGCCCTTCACCTGGAATCCCGACGGCACGCCCAATTTTGGTAACCCGGTACCCGTCGGACAGCCGCTGGCCCGGCCTTCAGGCGAGAAGTAA